The DNA region GTCGCCCGAGAGCAGATCGATGGCCAGCGCCGAGTAGCCGATACCGAGCAATGCCAGCCGCCGGATCGCTTCCCGTCTGGACAACAGCCCGTCGACGTGATCGGTGGCGACCTCCTCGGCGATGTAGCGCTGTAGCGGGGTCACCCTCGGAAGTATGCGCGTACTTGCGCGTCCTCGTAAGCGATCTCACCAGGGAACGATTCGCACCCGACGATCGTTATCACCAAGATGTGCAACCACTTCCACGCGAAAGGAAACCGGCTCAGTTGTCTGTGCCCTTGAGCATTCTCGATCTGGTCCCCATCCCCGAGGGTTCCACCGCCCGCGGCGCGATCGCAGCCTCGACGGCATCGGCACGTCTCGCTGAGCAGCTGGGCTATCGCCGGTTGTGGTTCGCCGAGCACCACAACACCCCGAATCTCGCCGCCAGCGCCACCGCGTTGCTGATCTCGCAGGCCGCCTCGGTGACCGAGCGGATCCGCGTCGGCTCCGGCGGGGTGATGCTGCCCAACCACGCTCCGCTGATGGTGGCCGAGCAGTACGGGACCCTGGCCAACATCCATGGCGACCGGATCGATCTGGGTCTGGGGCGCGCTCCGGGCACGGACATGATGACCGCGCAGGCGCTGGGCCGCTCGTCGGCCGAGCCGCCGGCCTTCGCCCAGAGCATCTACGACCTGCAGGGCTGGTTCAGCAACACCGGCACCGCGCACAGCTCGCCGATTGTGTCCGCGGTGTCCGCCGGGACCGAGGTGCCCATCTGGGTGCTCGGATCGACGGTTAACGGCGCTTCCATCGCCGGCCAATTGGGCCTGCCGTTCTCGGTCGCGTCGCACTTCGCACCGGACCAGCTCGACGCGGCCATCCGCACCTACCGCGAGGTGTTCTCCACCGAAGCCCCCACCGCGCAGATCGACAAGCCCTACGTGATGGCGGGCATCAACGTCATGGTCGCCGACACCGACGAGGAAGCACAGCGCCAGTTCACGGTCCTCGAGCAGATGTTCCTCGACATCCAGCGCAACCGGCGCCGCAAAATCCAACCGCCGGTGGATCCGGAGGCCCTCGCCGCCCAGGGCGGACGGGACCAACCGATGCTGCGGATCAAGGCGGTGGGTTCCCCGGAAACCGTGACGACGCAGCTGCGGGAGTTCGTGGAACGCACGGGTGCCGACGAACTCATCACCGTCACCTACGCGTTCGACCCGGCCGTCCGGGACCGCTCGCTGGAGTTGCTCGCCAAGTGCTGGTTCTGAGCCCAGACTCAGCTCCCGGCCACCAATGCAGCCAGGTACTTGTCTGTGATGCGGCGCTGGACCACCGAGGCGATCCGGGAACCGGCTTTGGACCACCACCGCCACGGCCGCGAAAACGCCACGATCTGGGCGTACACGGTGCCGTCGGCCGCATCGAAACGGACGCCGAAGAACTCCTCCCCTGACTCGGGATGGCCAGGCAACGTTCCGTAGGCGAAGCCGCACCTGTTCGGTTCGTCGACCACGTAGACCACTCGGCACACACCAGACAGCGGCCCAACACCCACCTTCACC from Mycolicibacterium sp. MU0053 includes:
- a CDS encoding LLM class flavin-dependent oxidoreductase — translated: MSVPLSILDLVPIPEGSTARGAIAASTASARLAEQLGYRRLWFAEHHNTPNLAASATALLISQAASVTERIRVGSGGVMLPNHAPLMVAEQYGTLANIHGDRIDLGLGRAPGTDMMTAQALGRSSAEPPAFAQSIYDLQGWFSNTGTAHSSPIVSAVSAGTEVPIWVLGSTVNGASIAGQLGLPFSVASHFAPDQLDAAIRTYREVFSTEAPTAQIDKPYVMAGINVMVADTDEEAQRQFTVLEQMFLDIQRNRRRKIQPPVDPEALAAQGGRDQPMLRIKAVGSPETVTTQLREFVERTGADELITVTYAFDPAVRDRSLELLAKCWF
- a CDS encoding DUF1990 domain-containing protein gives rise to the protein MTYKEVGATAGELPTGYHHVRREAPIGAGRHVFEEAGAKLMSWEMQRRAGVLKGASAPKAEPGAMVKVGVGPLSGVCRVVYVVDEPNRCGFAYGTLPGHPESGEEFFGVRFDAADGTVYAQIVAFSRPWRWWSKAGSRIASVVQRRITDKYLAALVAGS